One region of Salinibacterium sp. TMP30 genomic DNA includes:
- a CDS encoding LLM class flavin-dependent oxidoreductase: MPRQIRFNAFDMNCVAHQSSGMWRHPDDQSWRYKDLDYWTELAQLLERGTFDGIFIADVLGTYDVYAGSNEAAIRHGAQVPVNDPLLLVSAMAHVTEHLGFGITAGTAYEHPYPFARRMSTLDHLTKGRVGWNVVTGYLPSAARNMGNDDQREHDDRYDHADEYLEVLYKLWEGSWEDDAVIRDRESGVFTDPSKVHDIDHRGTHFTVPGIHLSEPSTQRTPVIYQAGASPRGIQFAAGNAEAIFVASPTKAGLKATVAQIRDALEAAGRDRYSARIYTLLTIITDATSEKAHAKYADYLSYASEEGALVFMSGWMGIDLSQYDLDEPIGNVKSNAIQSTVANFQQANDDGSEWKVRDIARLGAIGGLGPFIIGSGEEIADELQDWVEETDVDGFNLAYAITPGTFEDVVDHVIPVLRKRGLYPQEYVEGTLRNKLHGRGDRLPAEHAGARYRRPASTSGTPVIA, encoded by the coding sequence ATGCCTAGACAAATCCGTTTCAACGCCTTCGACATGAACTGCGTCGCTCATCAGTCCTCCGGAATGTGGCGCCACCCCGACGACCAATCGTGGCGCTACAAAGACCTCGACTACTGGACCGAACTCGCCCAACTGCTCGAGCGTGGCACTTTCGACGGCATCTTCATCGCCGATGTGCTCGGCACGTACGACGTCTATGCGGGGTCGAACGAGGCGGCCATCCGTCACGGAGCGCAAGTTCCCGTCAACGATCCACTGCTGCTGGTCTCCGCCATGGCTCACGTGACCGAGCACTTGGGCTTCGGAATTACCGCCGGCACGGCGTACGAGCATCCGTACCCCTTTGCCCGTCGTATGTCGACGCTCGATCACCTCACAAAGGGTCGAGTCGGGTGGAATGTGGTCACCGGATATCTCCCGTCCGCGGCCCGAAACATGGGAAACGACGACCAACGGGAGCACGATGACCGCTACGATCACGCCGACGAGTACCTCGAAGTGCTCTACAAACTGTGGGAGGGGTCCTGGGAAGACGACGCGGTGATTCGTGACCGCGAATCGGGCGTGTTCACTGATCCAAGCAAAGTTCATGACATCGACCATCGGGGCACACACTTCACGGTTCCCGGCATCCATTTGTCAGAACCGTCGACGCAGCGAACTCCTGTGATTTACCAAGCGGGTGCTTCACCCCGCGGCATCCAGTTCGCCGCCGGAAACGCCGAAGCGATCTTTGTTGCCTCGCCAACGAAAGCGGGCCTTAAAGCGACGGTGGCGCAGATTCGGGACGCCCTCGAAGCGGCAGGCCGCGACCGCTACTCCGCGCGCATTTACACCCTGCTGACAATCATCACCGACGCGACGTCAGAGAAGGCTCACGCGAAATATGCCGACTACCTGAGCTACGCCAGTGAGGAAGGTGCGCTCGTGTTTATGTCTGGCTGGATGGGAATCGATCTCTCGCAGTACGACCTCGATGAACCCATCGGCAACGTCAAGAGCAATGCCATCCAGTCGACTGTCGCCAATTTTCAGCAGGCAAACGACGACGGGAGTGAGTGGAAGGTTCGCGACATCGCCCGGCTCGGCGCAATTGGGGGATTAGGCCCCTTCATTATCGGATCGGGCGAAGAAATCGCGGATGAATTGCAAGACTGGGTCGAAGAAACCGATGTTGATGGGTTCAACCTTGCCTACGCGATTACTCCCGGCACCTTCGAAGACGTTGTTGACCATGTCATCCCCGTGCTGCGTAAGCGGGGGCTCTACCCACAGGAATATGTGGAAGGCACGTTGCGCAATAAGTTGCACGGGAGGGGAGATCGATTGCCTGCCGAGCACGCGGGCGCACGATACCGCCGACCCGCCTCGACGAGCGGGACGCCTGTCATAGCTTGA
- a CDS encoding flavin reductase family protein encodes MQTTEQQHAPARNDEENSPGPIALSGEVSVDDFARVFRQHPGGVSVITADSPAGPVALTATSVVSVSAVPPLLAFSISHRASTAESIRSARSYVVHFLGRDQLEIAQLCATSGVDRFADRQLWARLPTGEPYFPSAPAWVVGTRINQLDAEAASLILVRATESHVDSDPDSVQPLVYHNRGWHHLGRHSRVE; translated from the coding sequence ATGCAGACAACAGAGCAACAACATGCACCCGCACGCAACGACGAGGAAAACTCGCCGGGACCCATCGCGCTGTCAGGCGAAGTTAGCGTCGATGATTTTGCGCGGGTATTTCGCCAACACCCCGGAGGTGTTTCCGTGATAACAGCGGACTCCCCCGCTGGACCTGTTGCGCTCACCGCTACCTCAGTTGTTTCCGTGAGCGCCGTGCCACCATTACTTGCCTTTTCGATTAGTCATCGCGCGTCAACGGCAGAAAGCATCCGAAGTGCACGCTCGTACGTTGTGCACTTTCTCGGCAGAGATCAACTCGAAATCGCCCAGCTGTGCGCGACCAGCGGAGTTGATCGCTTTGCCGACAGACAATTGTGGGCGAGACTTCCCACCGGAGAGCCGTACTTTCCGAGCGCACCAGCATGGGTCGTGGGAACCCGGATCAATCAGCTCGACGCTGAGGCTGCCTCACTCATTCTGGTGCGGGCGACTGAATCGCATGTCGATTCCGACCCAGATAGCGTCCAACCCCTCGTCTACCACAATCGCGGTTGGCACCATTTAGGTCGGCACTCTCGTGTGGAATAG
- a CDS encoding GAF and ANTAR domain-containing protein has product MDELQGSEPGRPLAPGAGGANSDLCSRFVDLLPITGASISVLDEAGNQSTICASDDTAAQLEAMQFELGEGPHWEALRTRRPVLVPDLRSAGHSEWPIFSEAVLETGAGALFSLPLSLGAVTIGLVDLYCSVPGNLSTSDLSAALNLAGSVTLPAARMAVQSAGHEKTSESTGEAPELRRDVHQATGMILVQMNVSATEAFLLLKAHAFSSGRTVLEVAQDVVARRLDFGTAAE; this is encoded by the coding sequence GTGGATGAGCTACAGGGTTCTGAGCCTGGACGGCCATTAGCGCCGGGAGCAGGTGGCGCTAATAGCGATCTATGTTCCCGATTTGTCGATTTGCTTCCCATCACTGGCGCGTCGATTTCCGTTTTAGACGAGGCAGGTAACCAGTCGACGATCTGCGCCAGCGATGACACTGCTGCGCAGCTGGAAGCGATGCAATTTGAGTTGGGCGAAGGGCCTCATTGGGAAGCTCTCCGCACTCGGCGTCCCGTCTTGGTGCCAGATCTGCGCTCAGCGGGGCATTCTGAGTGGCCGATTTTTAGTGAGGCCGTACTGGAGACAGGAGCCGGTGCACTGTTTTCGTTGCCATTGTCGTTGGGAGCTGTCACGATCGGCCTAGTCGATTTGTATTGCTCGGTTCCGGGCAATTTAAGTACGAGCGACCTATCGGCCGCGCTGAACCTTGCCGGTAGCGTCACGCTTCCGGCCGCACGAATGGCAGTCCAGTCAGCAGGCCACGAAAAGACTTCTGAGTCAACAGGTGAGGCTCCTGAACTTCGGCGGGACGTACATCAGGCCACCGGAATGATCCTTGTGCAAATGAACGTGAGTGCAACGGAAGCATTCCTTCTCCTGAAAGCACACGCGTTCTCTAGCGGCCGCACTGTGCTGGAGGTTGCTCAGGACGTGGTTGCCCGCCGACTTGATTTCGGTACGGCGGCAGAATGA
- a CDS encoding GAF and ANTAR domain-containing protein: protein MSETSREGRISAAFVKLADTLIADYDVVDLLDTLLLECTEILDTDAGGLMLVDAVGSLQVVASTSERADFVELMQLNAGAGPCIQCFTTGKAVVVADIDESGTQWPKFRTAALQRGFRSVLATPMRLRGEVLGTMNLFSTHSGAMNPRDAAVAQALTDVATIGILQERHIRETGIVSQQLQRALNSRILIEQAKGVLSQTASIDMDEAFALLRTYARSRNLSLHAVAEGVTDRSLNIGTNEHPGGVTLIMADSPKAP from the coding sequence ATGAGTGAAACGTCAAGGGAAGGCAGGATCAGTGCGGCGTTCGTCAAACTTGCCGACACGTTGATAGCTGATTACGACGTCGTTGATTTGTTGGATACTCTGCTGCTGGAGTGCACCGAGATCCTCGACACCGACGCTGGCGGGCTAATGCTTGTCGACGCGGTGGGTAGCCTGCAAGTTGTCGCCTCCACCAGTGAGCGGGCCGACTTCGTAGAATTGATGCAGCTGAATGCCGGAGCTGGCCCGTGCATTCAATGTTTCACGACCGGTAAAGCGGTCGTTGTTGCGGACATCGATGAGTCCGGTACTCAGTGGCCCAAATTTCGCACTGCAGCATTGCAGCGAGGGTTTCGTTCCGTGCTCGCAACGCCCATGAGGTTACGTGGAGAAGTGCTCGGCACTATGAATCTCTTCAGCACGCACAGTGGCGCGATGAATCCACGCGACGCGGCAGTCGCGCAGGCACTGACAGATGTTGCCACGATAGGTATTCTGCAAGAGCGACACATTCGAGAAACCGGCATAGTCTCTCAACAACTTCAGCGTGCATTGAACAGCCGAATATTGATCGAGCAAGCCAAAGGCGTTCTCTCGCAGACTGCCTCGATTGATATGGATGAGGCGTTTGCCTTGCTGCGCACTTATGCGCGAAGCCGCAACCTCAGCCTGCACGCGGTCGCCGAAGGAGTTACCGACCGCAGCCTCAACATCGGGACCAACGAGCACCCCGGCGGCGTTACCCTCATCATGGCGGACTCCCCGAAAGCCCCATAG
- a CDS encoding NYN domain-containing protein, protein MTGSTEGRVAVYIDFDNIVISRYNQKHGHGQFQKDKARTHSAGRAVTSSVSAKLIEAEVDVEAILDFASSFGTVALSRAYADWSVPVNSGYQKQLINRAVELVQLFPLTAQMKNGADIRLAVDVMEDLFRLPELTHVVIVAGDSDYVALAQRAKTLGRFVVGVGVAGGTSQALTSSCDKFADYDSLPGVEFGSNTIPSFGADAAGVVTPAEKQSAAIATTEAVGTATGARVTSSNKLNLTTKVTKKMVATPAKSPVSEPPSVKISPLKLLVRALRLVQQKEDSDWLNSSAVKTQMLRIDPSFDESSLKFKTFSDFVRSLNSNVEMREEEGIRQLRLRPNASNPK, encoded by the coding sequence GTGACGGGGTCAACAGAGGGTCGTGTGGCGGTCTACATCGACTTCGACAACATTGTCATTTCGCGGTACAACCAGAAGCATGGCCACGGTCAGTTTCAGAAGGACAAAGCCCGTACGCACAGCGCAGGTCGGGCCGTCACAAGTTCGGTGAGCGCCAAACTGATCGAAGCTGAGGTGGATGTCGAAGCGATCCTCGACTTCGCATCATCCTTTGGAACGGTGGCACTCAGTCGCGCCTACGCCGACTGGTCGGTGCCCGTTAACTCGGGTTACCAGAAGCAACTCATCAACCGCGCGGTGGAACTGGTTCAACTCTTTCCGTTAACCGCCCAAATGAAGAATGGCGCCGACATCCGGCTCGCGGTGGACGTGATGGAAGACCTGTTTCGGTTGCCCGAGCTCACCCACGTCGTTATTGTCGCCGGGGACTCCGATTACGTGGCACTCGCACAGCGCGCGAAAACGCTTGGCCGTTTTGTGGTCGGTGTAGGAGTCGCTGGCGGAACGAGCCAGGCGCTCACCTCGTCATGCGACAAATTTGCCGACTATGACTCCTTGCCGGGGGTTGAGTTTGGCAGCAACACGATCCCGAGCTTTGGTGCTGATGCTGCGGGTGTAGTCACCCCTGCCGAAAAACAATCCGCAGCGATAGCCACGACCGAGGCCGTTGGGACCGCGACAGGGGCCCGGGTTACCTCATCGAACAAGCTGAATCTGACGACCAAAGTGACCAAAAAGATGGTCGCTACCCCAGCCAAATCTCCGGTTTCCGAACCACCATCCGTGAAGATCAGCCCACTCAAGCTTCTGGTACGAGCGCTGCGACTCGTGCAACAAAAGGAAGACTCTGACTGGCTGAACAGTTCAGCTGTCAAGACTCAGATGCTCAGAATTGATCCATCATTCGATGAGTCGTCACTGAAGTTCAAGACCTTTAGCGACTTCGTTAGGTCGCTAAATTCGAACGTCGAAATGCGCGAGGAGGAGGGCATCCGGCAGCTGAGGCTCCGGCCGAACGCCTCAAACCCGAAATAG
- a CDS encoding LLM class flavin-dependent oxidoreductase, producing MTTPLRLSVLDLIPVRSNQTSADAIAATTALAQRADELGFSRYWVAEHHNMKAVASTNPAVLIGILAAQTPRIRVGSGGVMLPNHAPLVVAEQFAILEAAFPGRIDLGIGRAPGSDPVITSYLRMTGTTSDVDAFPRNVADIRSLMHPEGAALQLQSGQIYELTATPNAASVAELWLLGSSDYSARLAAAQGMPYVFAHHFSGEGTERILGLYRDNFVASDLLKEPRTFLTLNVSVAATADEAYAAALPQLQQMARLRSGMPLGPLATIEQAAAAEIAPAQQDMVDAMAERWVIDEPVAAAARIRSLASRFGVDEVMVTPGLSAHDADASNTSPARVRALELLAEQLLP from the coding sequence ATGACTACACCACTTCGCCTTTCTGTTCTCGACCTGATTCCTGTTCGCAGCAACCAGACCTCCGCCGATGCGATTGCGGCAACCACGGCCCTCGCACAGCGTGCCGATGAACTCGGATTCTCACGCTATTGGGTTGCCGAGCACCACAACATGAAGGCGGTGGCCTCCACCAACCCCGCTGTACTCATCGGAATCTTGGCGGCCCAAACCCCGCGCATCCGTGTCGGCTCTGGGGGAGTGATGCTCCCCAACCACGCGCCCCTAGTGGTTGCAGAACAGTTTGCGATTCTCGAGGCTGCGTTCCCGGGGCGAATCGACTTGGGCATTGGGCGCGCTCCGGGCAGCGACCCCGTGATTACTTCCTACTTGCGGATGACGGGGACGACAAGTGATGTCGATGCCTTCCCGCGCAATGTGGCCGACATTCGCAGCCTCATGCATCCGGAGGGTGCAGCGCTTCAGCTGCAATCAGGGCAGATCTACGAACTTACGGCGACCCCCAACGCCGCCTCGGTTGCAGAGCTCTGGTTGCTCGGTTCTAGTGACTATTCGGCGCGTCTTGCTGCGGCACAAGGCATGCCCTACGTGTTTGCCCACCATTTCTCGGGTGAAGGAACAGAACGCATCTTGGGGCTGTACCGCGACAACTTTGTGGCCTCAGACCTTCTCAAAGAACCCCGCACCTTCCTCACCCTCAACGTTTCCGTTGCGGCGACAGCCGACGAGGCCTACGCAGCCGCATTGCCACAGTTGCAGCAAATGGCGCGTCTTCGCAGCGGAATGCCGCTGGGGCCACTCGCGACCATCGAGCAGGCCGCGGCAGCCGAAATCGCCCCCGCACAACAAGACATGGTGGATGCCATGGCCGAGCGTTGGGTGATCGATGAGCCAGTTGCGGCCGCGGCGCGCATTCGCTCGCTGGCATCCCGATTCGGTGTTGACGAGGTCATGGTCACGCCAGGCCTCTCGGCACACGATGCGGATGCGTCAAACACTTCGCCAGCGCGCGTGCGGGCACTCGAACTCTTGGCGGAGCAGTTGCTCCCGTAG
- a CDS encoding MerR family transcriptional regulator encodes MRISELSRETGAPVATIKYYLREGLLSAGERSAPNQATYGEEHVRRVHMIRALTDVGGLSVADTKSVIDAIESDLPVTRAFEIAQSTVSEHVNPETLDADALETVDSAISGWGCEADDPGRLAAARVVMNFRKAGQGTHPGWLARYAEAAQLVAEADLDLVESRTGLAAQAETIVVGTVLGDALFAALRRSAQAASTIRRYGDPSRE; translated from the coding sequence ATGAGGATTTCCGAGCTGAGCCGCGAGACTGGTGCACCTGTGGCCACGATCAAGTACTACCTGCGCGAAGGTCTTCTGTCTGCCGGTGAGCGCTCGGCCCCTAATCAGGCAACCTACGGCGAGGAACATGTGCGCCGCGTCCACATGATCCGTGCTCTAACGGATGTCGGCGGCCTTTCGGTGGCAGATACCAAGAGTGTCATCGACGCGATTGAATCTGATCTGCCCGTGACCCGTGCATTTGAGATTGCGCAGAGCACTGTATCTGAGCACGTCAACCCCGAGACACTGGATGCTGACGCTCTCGAAACGGTCGACTCGGCAATCTCGGGCTGGGGTTGCGAAGCCGACGACCCCGGTCGGCTCGCAGCAGCTCGCGTTGTGATGAATTTTCGCAAGGCTGGCCAAGGAACCCACCCAGGATGGCTAGCGCGGTATGCCGAAGCAGCCCAGCTTGTTGCCGAAGCTGACCTTGACCTCGTAGAGAGTCGCACGGGTCTCGCGGCCCAAGCGGAGACCATCGTGGTGGGAACAGTGCTGGGTGATGCCCTCTTCGCCGCTCTTCGACGGAGCGCTCAAGCTGCGTCGACGATACGACGATATGGGGATCCCTCCCGCGAATAG
- a CDS encoding alpha/beta hydrolase: MRATERSSTGPNEIHGPSPRPHKAVRKRRILRFSVISLASLIVLAAVGILVWANVGVMQAETGPLDKVRTNPAVSLHETPESFILSPTAGASGVGLVFIPGAKVSADAYLYKLSGAVVESGLTVVVTKPVLNLAFFDQRPLTTFTNAALDVDSWFVGGHSLGGVRACQYAAQPDVSGLILFGSYCANDLADVDTRVLSLSGSTDQLSTPEKIMDAAHLLPTSTTFFPIDGANHARFGDYGLQAGDGVATLDSSVVRDVITAEVDSFLRNS, translated from the coding sequence ATGCGCGCTACTGAGCGGTCTTCAACCGGCCCCAACGAGATTCACGGGCCATCACCACGCCCCCACAAAGCTGTGCGCAAGCGTCGAATTCTGCGCTTTTCGGTTATCTCATTGGCTTCGCTGATCGTATTGGCGGCCGTGGGCATTCTTGTGTGGGCCAACGTTGGGGTCATGCAAGCCGAGACTGGCCCGCTCGATAAGGTGCGCACCAACCCCGCGGTGTCGCTGCATGAGACCCCTGAATCGTTCATCCTCTCCCCCACCGCTGGGGCTTCAGGCGTGGGATTGGTGTTCATTCCGGGCGCGAAGGTCAGTGCAGATGCCTACCTCTACAAGCTTTCCGGAGCCGTGGTTGAGTCGGGGCTCACCGTGGTGGTGACCAAACCAGTCCTCAATTTGGCGTTCTTCGATCAACGCCCGCTGACGACGTTCACGAATGCTGCCCTGGATGTCGACAGCTGGTTCGTCGGCGGTCATTCGCTCGGTGGGGTGCGTGCCTGCCAGTACGCGGCCCAACCCGACGTGAGCGGCCTAATTCTGTTTGGAAGCTATTGCGCGAACGATCTTGCGGATGTCGACACTCGCGTCTTGAGTTTGAGCGGCAGCACAGACCAGCTCAGCACCCCCGAAAAGATCATGGATGCCGCCCATCTGTTGCCGACATCCACCACCTTCTTTCCCATCGACGGCGCCAATCACGCTCGTTTCGGCGACTACGGTCTGCAGGCCGGCGATGGGGTTGCGACTCTTGACAGTTCTGTCGTCCGTGATGTGATCACGGCAGAAGTGGACAGTTTTCTTCGCAACAGTTAG
- a CDS encoding NAD(P)-dependent alcohol dehydrogenase, which produces MRAIMFTDWKTFPTLEEAEKPTPGPGEVLLKVAGAGACHSDVAVFHDMDGSTAPPQLVPPFILGHENSGWVEEVGPGVTGIKTGAAYLVYGPIGCGHCPACSRGQDTYCQNVAEMPYLASGLGRNGGMAEYMTVPARNLVPLEDADPIAAAPLSDAGLTPYHAIKLALPKLQGGGKTALVIGLGGLGQLAVQILTAITGATVIATDMKPEAMKRASEFGAVTVPSGDDQVAAIRELTAGRGVDAVFDFVGITNTIELAMKTAAVRGRVTVVGIAGGAYEWGFYTAPYEAELLSTYWGTLEELHEVVALYRAGKITPDIEIFDIDDALSAYKKLEAGEIAGRAVVAPNGRG; this is translated from the coding sequence ATGCGTGCAATTATGTTCACAGATTGGAAGACTTTTCCCACACTTGAGGAGGCTGAGAAGCCGACGCCAGGCCCCGGAGAGGTGCTTCTCAAGGTAGCCGGTGCCGGAGCTTGTCACTCTGATGTTGCTGTCTTCCACGACATGGATGGATCCACGGCTCCGCCCCAGCTCGTACCCCCATTCATCCTCGGGCACGAGAACTCTGGATGGGTCGAAGAAGTAGGCCCAGGAGTCACCGGCATCAAGACCGGCGCTGCCTACTTGGTTTATGGCCCCATCGGCTGCGGCCACTGCCCCGCGTGTTCGCGCGGCCAAGACACCTACTGCCAGAATGTCGCAGAGATGCCATACCTCGCTTCAGGGCTGGGACGCAATGGCGGAATGGCCGAGTACATGACGGTTCCTGCCCGCAATCTGGTACCCCTAGAGGATGCCGATCCGATCGCGGCCGCGCCACTGTCAGACGCCGGTCTCACGCCGTACCACGCCATCAAGCTGGCGCTGCCGAAGCTTCAGGGGGGCGGCAAAACGGCACTCGTGATTGGGCTGGGTGGTCTCGGACAGCTTGCCGTGCAAATCTTGACGGCGATCACCGGTGCAACCGTCATCGCCACCGACATGAAACCTGAGGCAATGAAACGTGCTTCAGAATTCGGCGCGGTCACGGTCCCCTCGGGAGACGATCAAGTCGCTGCCATTCGGGAATTAACGGCGGGGCGTGGTGTGGATGCCGTCTTCGACTTTGTCGGGATCACCAACACCATCGAACTCGCCATGAAAACAGCAGCGGTTCGCGGTCGAGTGACCGTCGTCGGAATCGCGGGCGGAGCCTACGAATGGGGCTTCTACACTGCGCCCTACGAAGCCGAACTCTTGAGCACGTACTGGGGAACTCTCGAAGAACTCCACGAAGTGGTCGCGCTGTATCGGGCAGGAAAAATCACGCCTGACATTGAAATCTTCGACATCGACGACGCTCTGAGCGCCTATAAGAAGCTGGAGGCTGGAGAAATCGCCGGTCGTGCAGTCGTGGCACCCAACGGCCGCGGCTAA
- a CDS encoding phosphoketolase family protein has translation MPETLDQLDAWWRAANYLAVGQIYLLDNPLLREPLRREHTKPRLLGHWGTAPGLNFVWAHLNRIIRERDTDTIFVAGPGHGGPAVVASAYLDGTYSETYADIDKSANGIRKLFRQFSFPGGIPSHAAPETPGSIHEGGELGYALSHAYGAAFDNPNLLVAAVVGDGEAETGPLATSWHSNKFIDPERDGVVLPILHLNGYKIANPTVLARIPEEELCDLMRGYGHTPYVVSGGFDSEDPRDVHERMASTLDDIIDHIAQIKAAAADGTLKGRPAWPMLILRTPKGWTGPQVVDGHPVENNWRSHQVPLASVRDTEEHLQQLNDWMASYRPEELFDENGAPREIATALAPEGDRRMSANPVTNGGLLRAPLRLPDFRDYAVDVPRPGETTSSATDILGEWLRDVIRDNPDNFRIFGADVTASNRLSAVFDVTNKQWDAEYLPIDADNHLARAGRVMEMLSEHQCQGWLEGYLLTGRHGVFNSYEAFIHIVDSMFNQHAKWLEGANSIPWRRQVSSLNYLLSSHVWRQDHNGASHQDPGFLDLVINKKPDVVRVYLPCDANTLLSTYDHCLRSVNKINVVVAGKHPENNWLDMPAAIEHCTRGIGLFDWAGTEVIGQEPDVVLACAGDVPTLETLAAAQILRERIPELRVRVVNVIDLMRLHSESEHPHGLSDAEYDALFTTDKPVIFAHHGYPWLIHRLTYKRAGHANLHVRGYKDEGTTTTPFDMVMMNDLDRYHLVIDVLERVPGLTSRHAALWQEMQDTRLHAKQYTREHGEDMPEVADWAWRSA, from the coding sequence TTGCCCGAAACTCTCGATCAGTTGGATGCGTGGTGGCGGGCCGCCAACTATCTTGCCGTTGGCCAGATCTATCTGCTCGATAATCCTCTACTGCGGGAACCACTACGACGAGAGCACACCAAGCCCCGGCTTCTGGGGCACTGGGGCACAGCTCCGGGACTGAACTTTGTGTGGGCACACCTCAATCGGATCATTCGCGAACGCGACACTGACACGATCTTCGTAGCGGGCCCTGGTCACGGTGGACCGGCTGTTGTCGCGAGCGCGTACCTTGACGGCACCTACAGCGAAACGTATGCAGACATCGACAAGAGTGCGAATGGCATCCGCAAACTGTTTCGGCAATTCTCGTTCCCCGGTGGCATCCCTAGCCACGCAGCGCCAGAAACACCCGGCTCAATCCATGAGGGCGGCGAGCTCGGGTATGCCCTCTCGCACGCCTATGGCGCGGCGTTCGATAATCCCAACCTTCTTGTCGCAGCAGTAGTAGGTGACGGCGAAGCGGAGACCGGTCCCTTAGCCACAAGTTGGCACTCGAATAAGTTCATCGACCCCGAACGCGACGGCGTGGTTCTGCCGATCCTGCATCTCAATGGGTACAAGATCGCGAACCCGACCGTGCTGGCACGCATCCCCGAAGAGGAACTCTGCGACCTCATGCGCGGCTACGGGCACACGCCCTATGTCGTATCTGGTGGGTTCGATAGTGAGGACCCTCGTGACGTACACGAGCGGATGGCGTCAACCCTTGACGACATCATCGACCACATTGCGCAGATCAAGGCTGCAGCCGCCGACGGCACCCTCAAGGGTCGACCTGCCTGGCCGATGCTGATCTTGCGCACGCCCAAGGGGTGGACGGGCCCCCAAGTGGTCGACGGCCACCCGGTCGAAAACAATTGGCGCTCTCACCAAGTGCCGCTGGCCAGTGTGCGCGACACCGAGGAGCACCTGCAGCAGCTCAATGACTGGATGGCCTCCTACCGTCCAGAAGAACTCTTCGACGAGAACGGTGCACCGCGCGAAATCGCGACAGCTCTTGCGCCCGAAGGCGACCGTAGGATGAGCGCCAACCCTGTCACCAACGGGGGACTGCTGCGTGCGCCACTCCGGCTGCCCGACTTTCGTGACTACGCCGTCGATGTTCCCCGCCCCGGCGAAACCACGAGCTCCGCAACCGACATACTCGGCGAATGGTTGCGCGACGTGATCCGTGACAACCCTGACAATTTCAGAATTTTTGGTGCCGATGTGACGGCATCCAATCGACTGAGCGCCGTATTCGATGTGACGAACAAGCAGTGGGATGCCGAGTATCTTCCCATCGATGCAGACAATCACCTTGCTCGTGCGGGGCGCGTGATGGAAATGCTGAGCGAACACCAGTGCCAAGGCTGGTTAGAGGGCTATTTGCTCACCGGTCGACACGGCGTATTCAACTCCTACGAAGCCTTCATCCACATCGTCGACTCGATGTTCAACCAGCACGCCAAATGGCTGGAAGGCGCGAACTCAATCCCGTGGCGTCGGCAAGTCTCGTCGCTGAACTACCTCCTCAGCTCGCATGTGTGGCGTCAAGACCACAACGGTGCGTCTCACCAAGACCCCGGATTTCTTGATCTCGTCATAAACAAGAAACCCGATGTCGTTCGGGTGTACCTGCCGTGTGACGCCAATACGCTGCTCTCGACCTATGATCACTGCCTCCGCTCGGTGAACAAAATAAACGTCGTCGTCGCCGGCAAGCACCCCGAAAATAACTGGCTCGACATGCCCGCTGCTATTGAACACTGCACGCGAGGAATTGGACTATTCGACTGGGCAGGCACCGAAGTTATTGGCCAAGAACCGGATGTCGTACTCGCCTGTGCCGGCGACGTTCCGACCCTAGAAACTCTCGCCGCCGCGCAGATCTTGCGGGAACGGATCCCTGAGCTGCGGGTGCGAGTGGTCAACGTCATCGACCTGATGCGGCTGCACAGCGAATCTGAGCATCCGCACGGCCTCAGTGACGCCGAATACGATGCACTCTTCACAACCGATAAGCCAGTGATCTTTGCGCATCACGGGTACCCGTGGCTGATCCATCGCCTCACCTACAAGCGCGCGGGGCACGCCAATTTGCACGTGCGCGGCTACAAAGACGAGGGAACCACCACCACGCCATTCGACATGGTGATGATGAACGACCTCGACCGGTATCACCTCGTCATCGACGTGCTGGAGCGCGTTCCTGGACTGACGTCGCGGCACGCCGCATTGTGGCAAGAGATGCAAGACACCCGACTACACGCCAAGCAATACACTCGCGAACATGGGGAAGACATGCCCGAAGTGGCTGACTGGGCGTGGAGATCAGCGTGA